The following proteins are co-located in the Vibrio azureus genome:
- the rpoS gene encoding RNA polymerase sigma factor RpoS, with product MSISNTVTKMDEFDYNKDQDNGSDIEVNKTSSETKADAREEFDASTKSLDATQLYLGEIGFSPLLTAEEEVLYARRALRGDEAARKRMIESNLRLVVKISRRYSNRGLALLDLIEEGNLGLIRAVEKFDPERGFRFSTYATWWIRQTIERALMNQTRTIRLPIHVVKELNIYLRTARELSQKLDHEPTAEEIASQLDIPVEDVSKMLRLNERISSVDTPIGGDGEKALLDIIPDANHSDPEVSTQDDDIKSSLIHWLEELNPKQKEVLARRFGLLGYEPSTLEEVGREIGLTRERVRQIQVEGLRRLREILIKQGLNMENLFNVEED from the coding sequence ATGAGTATCAGCAACACAGTCACCAAAATGGATGAATTTGACTATAATAAAGACCAAGATAACGGTTCTGACATTGAAGTCAATAAGACATCATCAGAAACCAAAGCCGACGCTCGAGAGGAATTCGATGCGAGTACGAAAAGCTTAGATGCTACCCAGCTTTATCTAGGCGAAATTGGTTTCTCTCCTTTACTTACCGCAGAAGAAGAAGTGCTTTACGCCCGTCGGGCTCTACGTGGAGACGAAGCGGCTCGTAAACGTATGATTGAAAGTAACCTACGTCTAGTGGTTAAGATTTCACGCCGATACAGTAACCGCGGTTTGGCCCTTCTTGATCTTATTGAAGAGGGTAATCTAGGTCTGATCCGTGCTGTAGAGAAATTTGATCCTGAGAGAGGTTTCCGCTTTTCAACTTATGCGACGTGGTGGATTCGTCAAACCATCGAACGAGCGCTAATGAATCAAACACGAACGATCCGTTTACCTATTCATGTCGTTAAAGAGCTGAACATTTACCTGCGAACGGCACGTGAACTTTCTCAGAAGCTTGACCACGAGCCAACCGCTGAAGAAATCGCATCGCAGCTGGATATTCCTGTTGAAGATGTGAGTAAAATGTTGCGTCTCAATGAGCGTATCAGTTCCGTTGATACACCGATTGGTGGTGATGGTGAAAAAGCACTTCTCGATATCATTCCAGATGCTAACCACTCTGATCCTGAAGTCTCCACACAGGATGACGATATTAAATCTTCTTTGATCCATTGGTTGGAAGAGCTTAATCCAAAGCAAAAAGAGGTCCTTGCGCGTCGTTTTGGTTTGCTAGGTTATGAACCATCAACACTTGAAGAAGTTGGTCGAGAAATTGGGTTAACACGTGAGCGAGTGCGTCAAATTCAGGTAGAAGGGCTGCGCCGCCTAAGAGAAATCTTAATTAAGCAAGGTTTGAACATGGAAAACCTGTTTAACGTAGAAGAAGATTAA
- a CDS encoding protein-L-isoaspartate(D-aspartate) O-methyltransferase, giving the protein MSNPHADRLIEFLIANGIKDQRVLDAIYHLPREHFVSQAMVHQAYDNNALPIGHGQTISQPYIVAKMTALLELTAECQVLEIGTGSGYQTAVLAQMVAHVYSVERIKSLQWEAKRRLKQLDLYNVSTKHADGWLGWKAKGPFDAIIVTAAAETIPQALLTQLKVGGKMVIPVGEQQQQLIKIVRTEEGYLSSIVETVRFVPLVAGNLA; this is encoded by the coding sequence ATGAGTAACCCCCATGCAGATAGGTTGATCGAATTTCTTATCGCCAATGGTATCAAGGATCAGCGTGTTCTAGATGCGATTTACCATTTACCGCGCGAACATTTTGTATCGCAAGCCATGGTGCACCAAGCTTATGATAATAATGCGCTGCCAATAGGGCATGGACAAACGATTTCTCAGCCTTATATTGTGGCAAAAATGACCGCTTTACTGGAGTTGACGGCAGAGTGTCAAGTGTTAGAAATTGGTACTGGGTCAGGATATCAAACGGCAGTGCTCGCTCAAATGGTCGCTCATGTCTATTCCGTTGAAAGAATAAAATCTCTTCAATGGGAAGCAAAGCGTCGCCTCAAACAGCTGGACCTTTATAATGTGTCTACTAAACATGCTGATGGTTGGTTAGGCTGGAAAGCAAAAGGACCCTTTGATGCAATCATTGTTACGGCAGCGGCAGAAACGATTCCTCAAGCACTTCTAACCCAATTAAAAGTGGGAGGCAAAATGGTGATACCCGTCGGGGAGCAACAGCAGCAACTCATCAAAATAGTGCGAACCGAGGAGGGGTATCTCTCGAGTATTGTTGAGACGGTACGTTTTGTTCCATTGGTAGCAGGTAATTTAGCTTAA
- the surE gene encoding 5'/3'-nucleotidase SurE yields the protein MEMDSQNAKPLRILLSNDDGVHAQGIHALAEELRSIAEIIIVAPDRNRSGASNSLTLEQPLRVNEIAPNIFSVQGTPTDCVHFALNELMKDALPDLVLSGINHGANLGDDVLYSGTVAAAMEGHFLGVQSIAFSLVGTQHFASAAKIARQLVEQHLLNPIPTNRLLNVNVPDRPLDQLGPIEVTRLGARHHAENMIKQKDPRGHDIYWLGPPGKEQDAGAGTDFYAIENGRISMTPLQVDLTAHESLGAMDGWLKEEK from the coding sequence ATGGAAATGGATTCACAAAACGCGAAGCCATTAAGAATACTGCTCAGTAATGATGATGGTGTTCATGCGCAGGGAATTCACGCGCTTGCTGAAGAGCTGAGAAGCATTGCTGAAATTATCATTGTTGCACCAGACAGAAATCGTTCTGGTGCTTCAAACTCTTTGACGTTAGAGCAACCGCTCCGAGTGAACGAGATCGCCCCAAATATATTTTCAGTGCAAGGGACCCCAACGGATTGTGTCCATTTTGCCCTGAATGAACTCATGAAAGATGCTTTGCCTGACCTTGTTCTATCTGGCATCAACCATGGTGCTAACCTTGGGGACGATGTCTTATACTCCGGTACGGTAGCGGCTGCAATGGAAGGGCATTTTTTAGGGGTGCAGTCTATCGCATTTTCCCTAGTTGGTACTCAACACTTTGCTTCTGCCGCGAAAATTGCTCGTCAACTTGTAGAGCAGCACTTACTTAACCCTATTCCAACCAACCGCTTATTAAATGTGAATGTGCCAGATCGCCCACTTGATCAACTAGGCCCAATCGAAGTCACACGTTTAGGCGCTCGTCACCATGCTGAAAACATGATTAAGCAGAAAGACCCACGAGGTCATGATATTTACTGGCTTGGTCCTCCGGGCAAAGAACAAGATGCTGGTGCTGGAACCGATTTTTATGCGATCGAGAATGGCCGAATTTCAATGACACCACTGCAAGTGGATCTCACGGCTCATGAATCACTTGGTGCAATGGATGGTTGGTTAAAGGAAGAGAAGTGA
- the truD gene encoding tRNA pseudouridine(13) synthase TruD, whose protein sequence is MSDILSSLAYLTGKPVASAKIKVQPEHFQVREDLGFAFTGEGEHLMVRIRKTGENTSFVANELAKACGVKSKDVSWAGLKDRHAVTEQWLSVHLPKGGTPDFSAFLAQYPSIEILATARHNKKLRPGDLVGNEFVVTLSEVTDLEDVEQRLQQVKHLGVPNYYGSQRFGNDGNNLEEARRWGRENVRTRNQNKRSMYLSAARSWIFNRIVSARLEQGIFDKFIEGDIAKKSTDLESVDISNIAKLQAQFAQGEVAITAALAGDNALPTQGDALNLEQPFLDDEPDLMALIRGNRMRHERRNIALKPKNLSWSIDGQNITLTFSLDAGSFATSIVRELVIEEKVEREY, encoded by the coding sequence ATGTCAGATATTTTATCCTCATTGGCTTACTTGACAGGTAAGCCAGTAGCCTCTGCAAAAATCAAAGTGCAACCCGAGCATTTTCAGGTACGCGAAGATTTAGGATTTGCCTTTACAGGTGAAGGTGAGCATTTAATGGTTCGAATCCGTAAGACGGGTGAGAACACCAGCTTTGTTGCTAACGAATTAGCAAAAGCTTGTGGCGTTAAGTCGAAAGACGTGAGCTGGGCAGGCCTTAAAGATCGTCATGCCGTAACTGAACAATGGTTAAGTGTTCACTTACCAAAAGGTGGCACCCCTGACTTTTCAGCATTTTTGGCTCAATACCCAAGTATCGAAATTCTAGCAACGGCTCGTCATAATAAAAAGCTGCGCCCAGGCGACTTAGTTGGGAACGAATTCGTTGTTACTTTGTCTGAAGTGACTGATTTAGAGGATGTTGAGCAACGTCTTCAGCAAGTGAAACATCTTGGTGTGCCAAATTACTATGGCAGCCAGCGCTTTGGCAACGATGGCAACAACCTTGAAGAAGCGCGTCGATGGGGACGCGAAAATGTTCGTACTCGTAATCAAAATAAGCGTAGCATGTATTTATCAGCCGCTCGCTCGTGGATCTTTAACCGTATTGTGTCAGCTCGTTTAGAGCAAGGTATCTTTGATAAGTTTATCGAGGGTGATATTGCCAAGAAAAGTACCGATCTTGAGTCAGTTGATATAAGCAATATTGCAAAACTGCAAGCGCAATTTGCTCAAGGCGAAGTGGCCATTACAGCAGCGCTTGCCGGTGATAATGCATTGCCCACTCAAGGGGATGCACTTAATTTAGAGCAGCCATTTTTAGATGATGAACCTGATTTGATGGCGCTTATTCGTGGTAACCGCATGCGGCATGAGCGTCGTAACATTGCATTGAAACCCAAAAATTTATCTTGGTCTATCGATGGCCAAAATATTACGCTAACGTTCTCACTGGATGCAGGGTCATTTGCGACTTCAATTGTTCGTGAGTTGGTCATAGAAGAAAAGGTAGAAAGAGAATATTAA
- the ispF gene encoding 2-C-methyl-D-erythritol 2,4-cyclodiphosphate synthase, whose translation MIRIGHGFDVHKFGGEGPVIIGGVAIPYQQGLIAHSDGDVALHALADALLGAIAAGDIGKHFPDTDEKWKGADSRELLKDVYRRVQEQGYRLGNADITIIAQAPKMAPYIDAMCAAIAEDLATDISNINVKATTTERLGFTGRKEGIATEAVVLLFKQ comes from the coding sequence ATGATTCGAATTGGTCATGGCTTTGATGTGCATAAATTTGGTGGTGAAGGCCCAGTTATCATCGGTGGCGTCGCGATCCCTTACCAGCAAGGTTTGATTGCGCATTCTGACGGCGACGTGGCGCTGCATGCTCTTGCTGATGCGCTACTCGGTGCGATTGCTGCAGGCGATATTGGTAAGCACTTTCCTGATACGGATGAAAAATGGAAAGGGGCAGACAGCCGCGAATTACTCAAAGATGTTTATCGCCGAGTACAAGAGCAGGGTTATCGCCTAGGTAATGCCGATATTACTATCATTGCACAGGCACCAAAGATGGCCCCCTATATTGATGCGATGTGTGCGGCAATTGCTGAAGATTTAGCAACCGACATCAGCAACATTAATGTAAAAGCAACGACGACAGAGCGTCTTGGCTTTACAGGACGTAAAGAAGGCATTGCAACGGAAGCCGTTGTACTTCTGTTCAAACAATAA
- the ispD gene encoding 2-C-methyl-D-erythritol 4-phosphate cytidylyltransferase, translating into MLEPNESFIAIVPAAGVGSRMKADRPKQYLSIGDKTILEHTVEKLLRHPRISKVVIAVTEGDPYFSELTIAQHPDVIRVAGGKERADSVLSGLKYISRHFESEWVLVHDAARPCLLAADLDRLIESCLSQPWGGLLASPVRDTMKRSNSQQQIEHTVDRQSLWHALTPQMFKTQSLTDALDDALNHNIAITDEASALEYAGKQVALVQGSASNIKITQPEDLLLAEFYLSLECSE; encoded by the coding sequence ATGTTAGAGCCGAACGAGTCGTTTATTGCCATTGTTCCAGCCGCTGGAGTGGGCAGTCGTATGAAGGCAGACCGACCTAAGCAATATCTATCGATTGGGGACAAAACGATTCTTGAACACACGGTAGAGAAGCTCCTTAGACACCCAAGAATTTCCAAGGTTGTGATTGCAGTAACGGAAGGGGACCCCTATTTTTCTGAACTGACGATTGCTCAGCACCCTGATGTTATTCGTGTTGCTGGCGGCAAAGAAAGAGCAGACTCTGTCTTATCGGGGCTAAAATATATAAGTCGTCACTTTGAAAGTGAGTGGGTTCTTGTTCATGATGCTGCTCGCCCTTGTCTACTTGCTGCAGATCTTGATCGTTTAATCGAGTCATGCCTTTCACAGCCGTGGGGAGGGCTACTTGCTTCGCCTGTACGAGATACGATGAAACGTTCTAATTCACAACAACAGATCGAGCATACCGTGGATAGACAGTCGTTATGGCATGCTTTAACACCGCAAATGTTCAAAACCCAGAGCCTGACAGATGCATTAGACGATGCCCTGAACCACAATATTGCCATCACCGATGAAGCATCAGCATTGGAATATGCAGGCAAACAAGTGGCGTTAGTTCAAGGCAGCGCCAGCAATATAAAAATTACTCAACCTGAAGATCTGCTTTTAGCTGAATTTTATCTTAGTCTTGAGTGCAGTGAGTAA
- the ftsB gene encoding cell division protein FtsB has product MRIFVLALMLLFAWLQYTLWFGKNGVSDFYAVKDEIEAQQQVNSKLQSRNNEMFAEIDDLRQGLDAIEERARHELGLVKDEETFYRIVGEESH; this is encoded by the coding sequence ATGCGAATCTTTGTTTTAGCCCTCATGTTACTGTTTGCTTGGCTTCAATACACTCTATGGTTTGGTAAAAACGGAGTGTCAGATTTCTATGCAGTAAAAGATGAAATTGAAGCTCAGCAACAAGTAAACAGCAAATTGCAATCTCGTAACAATGAGATGTTTGCTGAAATCGATGATTTACGTCAAGGTCTGGATGCGATTGAAGAGCGGGCACGCCATGAGCTTGGTTTAGTCAAAGATGAAGAAACGTTTTACCGAATCGTTGGAGAGGAGTCGCATTAA